A single window of Nicotiana sylvestris chromosome 5, ASM39365v2, whole genome shotgun sequence DNA harbors:
- the LOC138868454 gene encoding uncharacterized protein — MAAPSNFEEGQSTYRPPKFNGQYYGSWKTRMHDFVMAEDCELWDIIYDGPYVPTKVLEELPFSMAKTNKGYTEVDKKAVEKNFHAKKILVCGIGLEEYNRICFCDTAKEIWKAFQIAHEGTTQVKQSKIDMLTTKNKLVRKILSFLPSSWESKVNAITKLKDLQELTIEELIENLKTYELKRKTDSERREPKKEKNLVLKADNNDSSDEDSDMAYLTKRFQKMVRRNGEMLKRGSSNRPKNCDLFYKCGKSGHFMKDYALLKQEFSKNYHEKTTKMNPVPFKDFKRKDALTI; from the exons atggctgctccatcaaattttgaagaaggtcaatctacataccgaccacccaagttcaatggacaatactatgggtCGTGGAAAACAAGAATGCACGATTTTGTCATGGCCGAGGATTGTGAGCTATGGGATATCATATACgatggtccttatgttccaacCAAGGTACTAGAGGAACTTCCATTTTCAATGGCAAAAACCAACAAAGGGTACACTGAAGTAGACAAGAAAGCTGTGGAGAAGAATTTTCATGCCAAGAAAATTCTAGTATGTGGAATAGGACTTGAAGAGTACAATAGAATCTGCTTCTGCGACACTGCCAAGGAGATATGGAAAGCTTTTCAAATAGCTCATGagggaactacacaagtaaaacagtctaagattgatatgctcactaCCAA AAATAAGCTAGTAAGGAAAATCCTCAGCTTTCTGCCTagctcttgggaaagcaaagtgaATGCTATTACTAAATTAAAGGATTTacaggagctgaccatagaagagttGATCGAAAACTTGAAGACCTATGAGTTGAAAAGAAAGacagacagtgaaagaagagaaccaaagaaggaaaagaacctggtacttaaAGCTGATAACAATGATTCAAGTGACGAAGAtagtgacatggcttacttaaccaaaagatttcagaagatggtcagaagaaatggagaaatgctaAAAAGGGGCAGCTCTAACAGACCAAAAAACTGTGATCTTTTTTACAAGTGTGGAAAGTCTGGACACTTCATGAAAGACTATGctctcttgaagcaagaattctccaagaactACCATGAGAAAACAACTAAGATGAACCCGGTTCCTTTCAAGGACTTCAAGAGAAAAGATGCGCTGACAATATGA